From the Planifilum fimeticola genome, the window TGTCGGAGACAGCAAAGATCCGCATGACCTGGAGAAACATCCGTCAAGTCGCCAAGGGTTCACCGATCGAGATGTTGCCTGTTCCCTTTCAATCTTTCGCTTTTCAACCCTGTCGACGGGCGCTGTGGTCGGCGGTCATGGCGGGAAATGCGGTAAAAATGGGGGAGCGTGAAAAAAATGACGGGGATCAAAGACGCCCTTGGCCGTCCGCTTCGGGATTTGCGCATTTCCGTGACGGACCGCTGCAATTTTCGTTGCCGGTACTGCATGCCTGAAGAAGTGTTTGGTCCCGATTATCCCTTTTTGCCCAGGGAAAAGATCCTCCGTTTTGAGGAGATCACCCGCTTGGTGCGGATCTTCTCCGGACTGGGCGTGGAGAAGGTCCGGATTACCGGGGGTGAGCCCCTGCTTCGGCGGGATCTGCCCGATTTGATCCGGATGATTTCCGGGGTGGAGGGGATACGGGACATCGCCCTGACGACCAACGGGACCCTGCTGGCACGATTCGCCGGGGCTCTTCGGGAGGCGGGGCTCAAGCGGGTCAATGTCAGCCTGGATGCGATCGACGATGACATCTTCGCCCGAATGAACGGGGGCCGGTCCGCTGTCCGCCCCGTGTTGGAAGGCATCGAAGCGGCGGCGAGGGCCGGTCTCAAGGTGAAGATCAACATGGTGGTCCAAAAGGGGGTCAACGACGGACAGATTCTGCCCATGGTCCGCCACTTTCGCGGTACGGGTCACATCCTGCGCTTCATCGAATTCATGGATGTGGGCAACAACAACGGGTGGAATTTGGAGCAGGTGGTTTCCAAGCGGGAGATCCTCGAGCGGATCCATCGGGAGATGCCCCTGGAACCGGTGAACCCGACCCATTACGGCGAAGTCGCCTCCCGTTACCGCTTCCGGGGAAGCGACGAGGAGATCGGGGTGATCTCCTCGGTGACCGATTCCTTCTGTTCCACCTGCACCCGGGCGCGGCTGTCCGCGGACGGTCAGTTGTACACCTGCCTGTTCGCCTCCGAGGGGTATGACCTGCGGGGGCCGCTGCGGGCCGGGGAGAGCGATGAGGAGATCGAGGAGCGCATTCGGCGGGTGTGGAATCGCCGGCGGGACCGGTATTCGGAGGAGCGGCTTCATGATGCGGAGCTTCGCCATCGCAGGAAAGTGGAAATGTCCTATATCGGCGGGTGAGGGGAGGCGGGGGATGCTCGGATTCCGACGGATCGCGGCGCTGCTCTGTTCCTTTTCCCTGCTTTTTTCCTCCGCCTGTTCCGTCGGGACGACGGAGGGGCGCGCCGATGAGGTTCGAATTTACGTGCTGGCGGCGGCCAGTTTGACGGATGCGGTCCGGGAGATTCAAGCCCGGTACGAATCCGACCATCCGGGCGTCCGGCTCGTTCCGACCTTCGCCTCCTCCGGCCGGCTGAAACAGCAGATCGAAAGGGGGGCGCCCGCCGACCTGTTCCTGTCCGCGGGAACCGGGGAGATGGAGGAACTGGTCGGAAAGAATCGGATCGAT encodes:
- the moaA gene encoding GTP 3',8-cyclase MoaA, which encodes MTGIKDALGRPLRDLRISVTDRCNFRCRYCMPEEVFGPDYPFLPREKILRFEEITRLVRIFSGLGVEKVRITGGEPLLRRDLPDLIRMISGVEGIRDIALTTNGTLLARFAGALREAGLKRVNVSLDAIDDDIFARMNGGRSAVRPVLEGIEAAARAGLKVKINMVVQKGVNDGQILPMVRHFRGTGHILRFIEFMDVGNNNGWNLEQVVSKREILERIHREMPLEPVNPTHYGEVASRYRFRGSDEEIGVISSVTDSFCSTCTRARLSADGQLYTCLFASEGYDLRGPLRAGESDEEIEERIRRVWNRRRDRYSEERLHDAELRHRRKVEMSYIGG